The following are encoded in a window of Psychrobacter sp. P11F6 genomic DNA:
- a CDS encoding YsnF/AvaK domain-containing protein, with product MTSNHDDNIPNDSFLKEGLHNKQVIPNAMTAPIDTHNGTVANDIESNDISSNDIDKSNLNVGHLELLEERPVINKERLDVGKVTVTKHARTKTIDVPIELVEEYITIRTEYHDAKSQELLSGNYDEKDILRHVEPSLDSKAVVTVNGKQIEIGDEPIEIVLSRQVATITKDTYAIQEIDINKTTHTHTDSIQVVLKHEELDVKEEGFLAHESSAPPHK from the coding sequence ATGACTAGCAATCACGACGACAACATCCCGAACGATAGCTTTCTAAAAGAGGGTTTACATAACAAGCAAGTGATACCAAACGCTATGACTGCCCCAATTGATACTCATAATGGCACAGTAGCTAATGACATAGAAAGTAATGATATAAGCAGTAATGACATAGATAAGAGCAATCTTAATGTTGGACACTTGGAGCTATTAGAAGAGCGCCCTGTCATCAACAAAGAGCGTTTAGATGTTGGTAAAGTAACGGTGACCAAGCACGCTCGTACTAAGACCATTGATGTGCCTATTGAGTTGGTAGAAGAGTATATTACTATTCGCACTGAATACCACGATGCGAAAAGTCAGGAATTATTGTCAGGCAATTATGATGAAAAGGATATATTGCGCCATGTCGAGCCATCGTTAGATAGCAAGGCGGTCGTTACCGTGAATGGCAAACAGATCGAAATTGGTGATGAACCGATTGAAATTGTCCTATCACGCCAAGTGGCTACCATTACTAAAGACACTTATGCTATCCAAGAAATCGATATCAATAAAACCACTCATACCCATACAGATAGTATCCAAGTAGTGCTTAAGCATGAAGAATTAGATGTGAAGGAAGAGGGATTTTTGGCACATGAGTCTAGCGCCCCTCCTCATAAATAA
- a CDS encoding DUF2382 domain-containing protein has translation MSQLIRLKDIQATHKDLIGDDYYDPTGKTAYGVNEEKIGKIEGALVEDTTGRIRYLIVDAGGWFSSKEVLVPAGLARIVGDDVFFDSLTKSQVDAMEVYDHDYQYSYKDQYQKDRQAFVADTVPVAERMEIADHAYDAPNTLELLEERLTVNKDRIVAGLVKVGKHIVTEERNVDVELEEEHANIQRTNVDRPTDRRIGDIDGNQTIEVELEAERARVGKDTYVSEEVNVGKTTERHTETIVETIQREELDIDRDGNVVDREGNIIDRDGITAEDVRRARGM, from the coding sequence ATGAGCCAACTAATTCGTTTAAAAGATATTCAAGCTACTCATAAAGATTTAATCGGTGATGATTATTATGACCCAACAGGTAAAACTGCTTATGGTGTCAATGAAGAAAAAATCGGTAAAATTGAAGGTGCATTAGTAGAAGACACCACTGGTCGCATTCGTTATTTGATCGTTGATGCTGGTGGCTGGTTCAGCTCAAAAGAAGTGTTAGTACCCGCTGGCTTGGCACGTATCGTTGGTGATGACGTATTCTTTGACAGCTTGACCAAGTCTCAAGTCGATGCCATGGAAGTATATGACCATGATTATCAGTATAGCTATAAAGACCAGTATCAAAAGGATCGTCAAGCATTTGTCGCTGATACTGTTCCAGTTGCAGAGCGTATGGAGATTGCAGACCATGCCTATGACGCACCAAACACACTAGAGCTACTAGAAGAGCGCCTGACCGTCAATAAAGATCGTATCGTGGCAGGTTTGGTTAAAGTTGGTAAGCATATAGTGACCGAAGAGCGCAATGTCGATGTCGAGCTAGAAGAAGAGCATGCTAATATACAGCGTACTAACGTAGATCGTCCAACAGATCGCCGTATCGGTGACATTGATGGCAATCAAACCATTGAAGTTGAACTAGAGGCTGAACGTGCTCGCGTTGGTAAAGACACTTACGTATCTGAAGAAGTGAACGTCGGTAAAACTACTGAACGTCATACTGAAACTATCGTTGAGACTATCCAACGTGAAGAACTAGATATCGATCGCGATGGTAACGTAGTAGACCGCGAAGGCAACATAATCGACCGTGATGGTATTACTGCAGAAGACGTACGCCGTGCTCGTGGTATGTAA
- a CDS encoding thiolase family protein, protein MSNDAIVILNGARTPMGGFQGALKDMSATELGGAAIKAAVERSGVAVDSIDEVIMGCILTAGLGQGPARQAMRNAGLSDATGAVTINKLCGSGLKAVMQAHDGIKAGSFNVAVAGGMESMTNAPYIMPGSRGGYRMGHKEVKDHMFLDGLEDAETGKLMGMFAQEMADEKGYTREKMDAFAIESLNRALTAIKDDHFKDEITPVTFKTRKGEQTVDTDEQPALANAERIPTLRPAFAKDGTITAANASSISDGAAAVVVMKESQAKAEGLDYQARIVATASNSRHPSEFTIAPIGAIEKVLASAGWSVADVDLWEINEAFAMVTMAAMDELKIDHAKVNVEGGACALGHPVGCSGARILITLINSLKRTGGKKGVATLCIGGGEAVAVAIELA, encoded by the coding sequence ATGTCAAATGATGCAATTGTAATTTTAAACGGCGCACGTACTCCAATGGGCGGCTTCCAAGGCGCACTAAAAGATATGAGCGCAACGGAACTTGGTGGTGCTGCTATTAAAGCCGCTGTCGAACGCTCAGGTGTGGCAGTCGATAGTATTGACGAGGTCATTATGGGCTGTATCTTGACCGCAGGCTTGGGTCAAGGTCCTGCGCGTCAAGCGATGCGTAATGCAGGTTTATCTGATGCAACTGGCGCTGTCACTATTAACAAGCTTTGTGGTTCAGGGCTAAAAGCAGTCATGCAAGCACATGACGGCATCAAAGCTGGTAGTTTCAATGTGGCAGTCGCTGGTGGCATGGAATCAATGACCAATGCGCCATACATCATGCCAGGGTCACGTGGCGGCTACCGTATGGGACATAAAGAAGTCAAAGATCATATGTTCCTAGACGGTTTAGAAGATGCTGAAACTGGCAAACTGATGGGTATGTTCGCACAGGAAATGGCCGATGAAAAAGGCTATACCCGTGAGAAAATGGATGCGTTTGCTATCGAATCGCTAAATCGTGCGCTCACTGCTATCAAAGACGACCACTTCAAAGATGAAATCACGCCAGTGACTTTTAAAACCCGTAAAGGCGAGCAAACCGTCGATACCGATGAGCAACCCGCGCTTGCTAATGCCGAGCGTATCCCTACTCTACGTCCAGCCTTCGCTAAAGATGGTACCATCACGGCAGCAAACGCCAGCTCAATCTCAGACGGTGCGGCAGCGGTTGTGGTCATGAAAGAATCGCAAGCAAAAGCTGAAGGCCTTGATTATCAAGCGCGTATCGTTGCAACCGCATCAAACTCTCGTCACCCAAGCGAATTTACCATTGCTCCGATTGGTGCAATTGAAAAAGTATTGGCTAGTGCTGGTTGGTCAGTCGCTGATGTTGACCTATGGGAAATCAACGAAGCGTTTGCAATGGTAACTATGGCGGCGATGGACGAGCTAAAAATCGACCATGCCAAAGTAAACGTTGAAGGCGGCGCTTGTGCACTCGGTCATCCAGTAGGATGTTCAGGTGCTCGTATCTTGATCACGCTTATCAACTCTCTCAAGCGTACTGGCGGCAAAAAAGGCGTTGCGACACTTTGTATTGGTGGCGGTGAAGCCGTGGCTGTTGCTATTGAACTTGCTTAA
- a CDS encoding homoserine dehydrogenase, with protein sequence MSNSIKLAILGLGTVGTGVINLINDNLNELKRRSGRDIIITEVGTRRHRDDIDPNIMQNSDLMATAASDNVDIVVEVIGGTTLAKDVIMHAIKNGKHVVTANKALLAEHGNEIFAFAEEHNVHVAYEAAVAGGIPIIKVMREALAANKIDWLAGIINGTGNFIMTEMRDKGRPFADVLSEAQELGYAEADPTFDVEGIDAAHKLALLASIAFGIPLQFDKVYCEGITGITLQDVNYAEELGYRIKHLGFAVRRDGQGNDEASGIELRVHPTLIPQDALLANVNGVKNAVLVNSHPLGQTLYCGDGAGAGATASAVMADVMDLVRVLGSKDSHDESNSNQNNHGHHVPHLAFIPEQLSDTPILRAEQMITGYYLRVHAYDSPGVLADITRILSDAGINIDAILQKPAHKVGQVPVIILTLPVVESQMNLAIEKIEKLDTITDKVVRIRLDELA encoded by the coding sequence GTGAGTAATTCCATCAAACTAGCGATACTTGGTCTGGGCACCGTCGGAACGGGCGTGATCAATCTAATCAATGACAACTTAAATGAGCTAAAACGCCGTAGCGGACGCGACATTATCATTACCGAAGTTGGTACGCGCCGTCATCGTGATGATATTGATCCCAATATTATGCAAAACAGTGACTTGATGGCAACTGCTGCAAGCGACAATGTCGATATCGTCGTCGAGGTGATTGGCGGTACGACCCTTGCCAAAGACGTAATTATGCACGCCATTAAAAACGGCAAGCATGTGGTGACTGCAAATAAGGCGCTATTGGCAGAACATGGCAACGAAATCTTTGCCTTTGCTGAAGAGCATAACGTCCATGTCGCTTATGAAGCAGCAGTCGCAGGCGGTATCCCCATTATTAAAGTCATGCGCGAAGCGCTCGCTGCTAATAAAATCGATTGGCTAGCAGGTATCATCAACGGTACTGGCAACTTTATCATGACCGAAATGCGTGACAAAGGTCGCCCGTTTGCCGACGTGTTGAGCGAAGCACAAGAATTGGGTTATGCAGAAGCAGATCCGACTTTTGATGTTGAAGGGATTGATGCCGCTCATAAACTGGCTCTACTTGCCTCGATCGCGTTTGGCATTCCGCTGCAATTTGACAAGGTCTACTGTGAAGGTATCACTGGCATCACCTTACAAGACGTTAACTATGCAGAAGAGCTTGGCTACCGTATCAAGCATTTGGGCTTTGCCGTACGCCGTGATGGTCAAGGTAATGATGAGGCTTCTGGTATCGAGCTGCGCGTACACCCAACGCTCATTCCGCAGGATGCGTTACTCGCCAACGTCAATGGCGTAAAAAATGCGGTATTGGTAAACTCCCATCCGCTTGGACAGACGTTATATTGCGGTGATGGTGCTGGCGCTGGTGCGACGGCTTCTGCGGTGATGGCCGATGTGATGGACTTAGTGCGTGTTCTAGGTAGCAAAGACAGTCACGATGAAAGCAACAGTAATCAAAACAATCACGGTCACCATGTGCCGCATTTAGCATTTATCCCTGAGCAGCTATCAGACACGCCCATATTGCGCGCTGAGCAGATGATTACCGGTTATTATTTACGCGTACACGCTTATGACAGCCCTGGTGTGTTGGCAGATATTACTCGCATTCTAAGTGATGCTGGTATTAATATCGACGCAATTTTACAAAAACCTGCGCACAAAGTTGGTCAAGTTCCAGTTATTATTTTGACGCTGCCCGTGGTCGAAAGTCAGATGAATCTAGCCATCGAAAAAATTGAAAAACTAGATACCATTACTGATAAAGTAGTACGCATTCGCTTGGATGAGCTAGCATAA
- a CDS encoding DsbC family protein: MSSPIAKNTFAQNRFSRNNLSRFMMSALLVVIAAGCSNNAADATSNTSIVNNTDAKTSTSKASADSDAAVVKALQANLNTSGIEENIISAVPTDMDGIYWVTAEGLPSFFTDKSGKHIIQGQIISVGEALPVDISAALVASTAQEALKAVDKKDMVIYPAIGETKSVVYAFTDADCGYCRKLHEEMDDINARGIEVRYLAWPRSQESVPKMEAIWCSQDRKAAMNQGKMGADVQAPSCASPVQEHMALGAKLGVRGTPAIFTESGQQVGGYLPAAELAQAVGAS; encoded by the coding sequence ATGTCATCCCCGATTGCAAAAAACACCTTTGCTCAAAACCGTTTTTCTCGAAATAATTTATCTCGTTTTATGATGAGTGCACTGCTTGTTGTGATTGCTGCGGGCTGCTCAAACAATGCAGCAGATGCGACCAGCAACACCAGTATCGTCAATAATACCGATGCTAAAACCAGTACAAGTAAGGCATCCGCTGATAGCGATGCTGCCGTGGTAAAGGCGTTGCAGGCGAATTTGAATACGTCTGGTATTGAAGAAAATATCATTTCAGCCGTACCAACAGATATGGATGGTATTTATTGGGTTACAGCGGAAGGACTGCCTTCTTTCTTTACTGATAAGTCTGGCAAACACATTATCCAAGGTCAGATTATTTCTGTTGGCGAGGCTCTGCCTGTCGATATCAGTGCGGCATTGGTTGCTAGTACCGCACAAGAAGCCCTAAAAGCCGTCGATAAAAAAGACATGGTGATTTATCCAGCAATAGGCGAAACGAAGTCAGTGGTCTATGCCTTTACCGATGCAGACTGTGGTTATTGTCGTAAATTGCATGAAGAGATGGATGATATCAATGCACGTGGTATCGAAGTACGTTATTTGGCATGGCCGCGCAGTCAGGAATCGGTGCCAAAAATGGAAGCCATTTGGTGTAGTCAAGATCGTAAGGCTGCCATGAATCAAGGAAAAATGGGCGCTGATGTACAAGCGCCTAGCTGTGCCAGCCCTGTACAAGAACACATGGCACTGGGTGCAAAACTTGGTGTGCGTGGTACTCCCGCTATCTTTACAGAATCTGGTCAGCAAGTAGGCGGTTATCTACCTGCGGCGGAGTTGGCTCAAGCTGTCGGTGCTAGCTAA
- a CDS encoding DUF808 domain-containing protein — MAGASLLTLLDDISVILDDVSVMTKVAAKKTAGVLGDDLALNAEQVTGVKANRELPVVWAVAKGSFINKLILVPAALLISAVYPPLVTFLLMCGGLFLVYEGAEKVIHRFWPHALPHDEEQEARRQANADETIDLVAFEKEKIKGAVRTDFILSAEIIVIALGSTASATLLERSLVLSILAIGITIGIYGLVAGIVKIDDAGLHLMEQEGAFKQKLGKLMFAAAPKLMKFLSIAGTLAMFLVGGGILVHGIGFLHHGVEDIADLTGIFESLTTTILNGVIGFIIGAAVVAILTVISKIRGKDDTASSAH, encoded by the coding sequence ATGGCAGGTGCCAGTTTATTAACCCTACTTGATGATATCAGTGTGATATTAGATGATGTTTCCGTCATGACCAAAGTCGCTGCTAAAAAAACCGCTGGTGTATTGGGCGATGATTTGGCGCTCAACGCAGAACAGGTCACGGGTGTCAAAGCCAATCGTGAGCTACCAGTGGTCTGGGCGGTCGCCAAAGGCTCATTTATTAATAAGCTTATTCTAGTACCAGCGGCACTCTTGATTAGTGCTGTTTATCCACCGCTGGTCACTTTTTTACTAATGTGTGGTGGTTTGTTTTTGGTTTATGAAGGTGCTGAAAAAGTCATTCATCGATTTTGGCCGCATGCTTTGCCGCATGATGAGGAGCAAGAAGCGCGTCGGCAAGCCAATGCTGATGAGACTATAGATTTGGTCGCTTTTGAAAAGGAAAAGATCAAAGGTGCAGTACGTACGGATTTTATTCTGTCAGCTGAGATTATTGTGATTGCCTTGGGATCAACGGCAAGCGCCACTTTATTAGAACGAAGCTTGGTGCTGTCTATTTTAGCCATCGGTATTACGATTGGTATTTATGGCTTGGTCGCTGGTATCGTGAAAATAGACGATGCAGGTCTGCATTTAATGGAACAAGAAGGGGCGTTCAAGCAAAAATTGGGCAAATTAATGTTTGCAGCGGCACCAAAACTGATGAAGTTTCTATCTATCGCTGGCACGTTGGCAATGTTTTTAGTAGGCGGTGGTATCTTAGTACACGGTATCGGCTTCTTACATCATGGAGTAGAGGATATCGCTGATTTAACGGGTATCTTTGAAAGCTTAACGACAACGATATTAAATGGCGTCATTGGTTTTATTATTGGTGCTGCGGTTGTGGCTATCTTAACAGTTATTAGTAAAATTCGTGGAAAGGACGACACAGCGTCATCTGCACACTAA
- a CDS encoding Rne/Rng family ribonuclease translates to MKRILINATQNEEIRVALCKGNHLYDFDLENRTREQKKSNIYKGHVTRVEPSLEAVFVEYGSQRQGFLPIREISAEYLSGNPRDENIKKLIKEGDELIVQVEKEERGNKGAALSTYVSLAGRYLVLMPNNPRGGGISRQISGKLREDMKRMLSNLDLPKGMSVIIRTAGIGKTQEDLQHDLNHLLNIWQAIQEQNQKYPSPRLVHQEAGVVTRAVRDYLRDDIAEIWIDNENAYIEAAGFIDAVMPKQAEKLRKYTDYEPMFSRFNIEKQIETAYQREVRLPSGGSIVIDQTEALVSIDINSAKSTKGSDVAETAYHTNLEAADEIARQLRLRDMGGLIVIDFIDMNDNKHQKEVEKRLIDATKYDRARVQFGDISKFGLMEMSRQRLRPSLEESTGYICPRCHGNGMIRDLRSLSLSIMRQIEQIALKERQGEVQAEVPTDIAAFLLNEKRDALVYLEQDSGTRITILPHAHLESPNFKLHFNRDGFAPSSYERITDTAQEHSDLGYEVDWQTAEKERPEQQPTRQPRQVASNDTNTASQSNKPTSTAEHSKHSNDHRNNKNTTNVSSARAPQANNNQSVAAPAPVAPVEATTAPAHVETAAQPQAVAWLSNLFAQAPQASTTPSVSSRDAAEAIEALVNNGAQSLGSFGQVDSSALSNTSTGASNNVPANQQNSQKNNEQPSDNNANRQQARRSSDSDTDDDSSNEDRRRRKPRKSRSSKPRQRKDQAEESSNEVSGDTENNTSNNADDKQADNQNKRQQDTRRTNERNRNNRQDNNQQNSSRQDSSHHANERNNDADKDSNTADEQTRAKRKSHSQRGSRGKLERGETLTAENIKQPNQQATTGANSRKNHSNTRRSQDPNEVVLQVNEAAVELKSPEVVHLSLDDSKSTQTKPQSTEKQKSANDVNKESITKEASTQQSDNQQSNDKKVAPETAAVKGNDEGTVATHDVNVDDVNVSTTEDKGQNNAPKTDSNTADKKPALDEQPASNSVTKDQTDHSKSVDTDVDSVAITPKQPEAESTEKANSDTVDATDSDADVSNANDSHSASGHSANDKNNSALALTHEALFAKRYVTAEKFGQASNDPRVVRSQQVQATEQPPVAEPAVVSPSTIRGTVGDFVRKALVDAESRLKNDGVISCFIAAIDAHTQQAKSANKSANIETSVTPTADTNVEDSNFDFSNYGYQPLAADYLTRFETMTQAVSQFAATQGKTDVEPRAIGKRAGNDPRGQHPSYQEPAVLSLPTEQAADTEQAVIEHDDNNVDAHDVEANALANQAQADNISAHSEQLLEADQALVEATNEPSNEGTVIAERVAAEKIDGAHDDSEAADIEEANTQEADVEKTKPADEPKVEQPINTKEAGKDDSQAAKSKTTIASYKNMIENVAEQLLPQTGMFNLTTPKVPKARSRKPKTEHKKPTQAEKLEADDSDSES, encoded by the coding sequence ATGAAACGCATTTTGATCAACGCTACTCAAAACGAAGAAATTCGCGTCGCCTTATGTAAAGGCAACCATCTTTACGATTTCGATCTTGAAAACCGTACTCGTGAACAAAAAAAATCCAATATATATAAAGGTCATGTGACCCGTGTCGAGCCATCGCTTGAAGCGGTGTTTGTCGAATATGGCTCACAGCGCCAAGGTTTTTTACCCATTCGTGAAATCTCTGCTGAATACTTAAGCGGTAATCCACGTGACGAAAACATCAAAAAGCTGATCAAAGAAGGCGATGAATTAATCGTCCAAGTCGAAAAAGAAGAGCGCGGTAACAAAGGCGCTGCCCTATCGACGTATGTCTCATTAGCTGGTCGTTATCTGGTATTGATGCCAAACAACCCTCGTGGCGGCGGTATCTCACGTCAAATTTCAGGCAAACTTCGTGAAGACATGAAGCGTATGCTAAGCAATCTTGATTTGCCAAAAGGGATGAGTGTCATTATTCGTACCGCGGGTATTGGTAAAACTCAAGAGGACTTACAGCACGATTTAAACCACTTGCTGAATATCTGGCAAGCCATTCAAGAACAAAACCAGAAATACCCTTCACCGCGCTTGGTACATCAAGAAGCAGGCGTCGTAACCCGTGCTGTCCGTGATTATCTACGTGATGATATCGCTGAGATTTGGATTGATAATGAAAACGCTTACATTGAAGCGGCGGGTTTTATCGATGCGGTTATGCCAAAACAAGCAGAAAAGCTACGCAAATATACCGATTATGAGCCCATGTTTTCGCGCTTTAATATCGAAAAGCAAATCGAAACCGCGTATCAACGTGAAGTGCGTCTGCCATCAGGTGGCTCAATCGTTATTGATCAAACTGAAGCACTAGTCTCTATCGATATCAACTCAGCCAAGTCGACCAAAGGTTCAGACGTTGCCGAAACTGCATATCATACCAACCTTGAAGCAGCCGATGAGATTGCCCGTCAGCTACGTTTGCGTGATATGGGTGGTTTGATTGTCATTGATTTTATTGATATGAATGACAATAAGCATCAAAAAGAAGTCGAAAAACGTCTGATCGATGCCACCAAATATGACCGTGCACGTGTGCAATTTGGTGATATTTCTAAGTTTGGTTTGATGGAGATGAGCCGTCAGCGTCTACGTCCATCGCTAGAAGAGTCAACCGGTTATATCTGCCCACGCTGCCATGGTAATGGCATGATTCGCGATTTGCGCTCATTGTCACTGTCAATTATGCGTCAGATTGAACAAATCGCGCTAAAAGAACGTCAAGGCGAAGTACAAGCAGAAGTTCCAACAGATATCGCCGCCTTCTTATTAAACGAAAAACGTGATGCCTTAGTTTATCTTGAGCAAGACAGTGGCACGCGTATCACGATTTTGCCACACGCGCATTTAGAGTCGCCTAATTTTAAACTACACTTTAACCGTGATGGCTTTGCGCCTTCAAGCTATGAGCGTATTACGGATACAGCCCAAGAACATAGCGATTTGGGTTATGAAGTTGACTGGCAAACGGCTGAAAAAGAGCGTCCAGAGCAACAGCCAACGCGCCAGCCACGTCAGGTAGCGAGCAATGATACTAATACTGCTAGCCAATCAAACAAACCGACTAGTACAGCTGAGCATAGTAAACACAGCAACGACCATCGCAACAATAAAAATACGACCAACGTTTCATCGGCGCGCGCGCCACAAGCAAACAACAACCAGAGTGTGGCAGCCCCTGCCCCTGTTGCTCCAGTAGAAGCAACTACAGCTCCTGCACATGTTGAGACAGCAGCTCAGCCACAAGCAGTGGCGTGGTTATCAAACCTATTTGCGCAAGCACCACAAGCCTCAACGACGCCTAGCGTCAGTAGTCGTGATGCAGCAGAAGCCATTGAAGCACTAGTAAATAATGGCGCACAAAGCTTAGGCTCATTTGGACAAGTTGATAGCAGTGCCCTGAGTAATACATCAACGGGTGCATCGAACAATGTACCAGCAAATCAGCAGAACAGTCAGAAAAATAACGAACAACCATCCGACAACAATGCCAATCGTCAACAAGCGCGTCGTAGCTCAGACAGCGACACCGATGATGATAGCAGTAATGAAGATAGAAGAAGACGTAAGCCACGTAAATCTAGATCTTCTAAACCTCGTCAAAGAAAAGATCAGGCAGAAGAGTCGAGCAATGAAGTAAGCGGCGATACCGAGAACAACACCTCAAATAACGCTGATGACAAGCAGGCTGATAATCAAAACAAACGTCAGCAGGATACCAGACGCACGAATGAGCGTAACCGTAACAATCGTCAAGACAATAACCAGCAAAACAGCAGTCGTCAAGACAGTAGCCACCATGCAAACGAGCGCAATAATGATGCTGATAAAGACAGTAATACGGCAGATGAGCAAACTCGTGCGAAGCGTAAATCGCATAGTCAACGCGGTTCACGTGGCAAGTTAGAGCGCGGCGAGACACTAACAGCTGAAAATATTAAGCAACCCAATCAGCAAGCGACGACAGGTGCGAACAGCCGAAAAAATCACTCTAACACGCGTCGAAGTCAAGACCCTAATGAAGTCGTGCTACAGGTCAATGAAGCAGCCGTTGAGCTGAAATCGCCAGAAGTCGTGCACTTGTCTCTAGATGACAGTAAGTCTACACAGACAAAACCTCAGTCTACTGAAAAGCAAAAGTCAGCGAATGATGTTAATAAAGAAAGCATTACAAAAGAAGCTAGTACACAGCAAAGTGATAATCAGCAGAGTAATGACAAAAAAGTTGCTCCTGAAACAGCTGCTGTGAAAGGTAACGACGAAGGCACTGTAGCGACTCATGATGTTAATGTTGATGATGTTAACGTTAGCACCACTGAGGACAAGGGACAAAATAATGCCCCGAAAACAGACAGTAACACTGCTGACAAAAAACCTGCTCTAGATGAGCAACCAGCATCTAACAGCGTTACCAAAGACCAAACTGACCATTCAAAATCTGTGGATACTGACGTGGACAGCGTAGCAATAACGCCAAAACAGCCCGAAGCAGAATCGACAGAAAAAGCGAATAGTGACACTGTTGACGCTACCGACAGTGACGCCGATGTTAGCAATGCCAATGACAGTCATAGCGCAAGTGGTCATAGCGCAAATGATAAGAACAACTCAGCACTGGCACTAACGCACGAAGCATTATTTGCCAAGCGCTACGTGACTGCTGAGAAGTTTGGTCAGGCTAGCAATGATCCACGTGTGGTTCGTAGTCAGCAAGTGCAAGCAACTGAACAACCACCAGTAGCTGAGCCTGCAGTAGTAAGCCCATCGACTATTCGTGGCACCGTTGGTGATTTTGTTCGTAAAGCATTAGTAGATGCAGAAAGTCGTTTGAAAAATGACGGTGTCATTAGTTGCTTTATTGCTGCTATCGATGCACATACGCAGCAAGCAAAATCAGCTAACAAATCAGCCAACATTGAAACGAGCGTCACACCGACTGCTGATACTAACGTTGAGGACAGCAATTTCGACTTTAGCAACTATGGCTATCAGCCATTGGCGGCAGATTACCTGACTCGCTTTGAAACGATGACACAAGCGGTCAGTCAGTTTGCGGCAACGCAAGGTAAAACAGACGTCGAACCACGCGCCATTGGTAAGCGTGCTGGCAACGATCCACGTGGTCAACATCCTAGTTATCAGGAGCCCGCAGTGTTGAGTCTACCGACCGAACAAGCGGCTGATACTGAGCAAGCGGTTATTGAACATGATGATAACAATGTGGATGCTCATGATGTTGAGGCAAATGCTCTAGCCAATCAAGCTCAGGCTGATAATATCAGTGCTCACAGCGAACAATTACTAGAAGCAGATCAAGCGCTAGTAGAAGCAACTAACGAGCCGTCGAATGAAGGCACTGTTATTGCTGAGCGCGTAGCAGCTGAAAAGATTGACGGGGCACATGACGATAGCGAAGCTGCTGACATTGAAGAGGCTAATACTCAAGAAGCTGACGTCGAAAAAACTAAGCCAGCAGATGAGCCTAAGGTAGAGCAACCTATCAATACCAAAGAAGCGGGCAAAGACGACAGTCAGGCAGCTAAGTCAAAAACCACGATTGCCAGTTATAAAAACATGATTGAGAATGTGGCTGAACAACTGCTGCCGCAAACTGGTATGTTTAATTTGACCACGCCAAAAGTACCAAAGGCACGTAGCCGTAAGCCTAAAACGGAGCATAAAAAGCCCACGCAAGCTGAAAAGCTAGAGGCTGATGACTCAGATAGCGAAAGCTAA